The following coding sequences lie in one Candidatus Eremiobacterota bacterium genomic window:
- a CDS encoding 50S ribosomal protein L9 produces the protein MKLVLYSDVKALGKRGDVVDVADGYARNFLLPRKLAGEADKGALAQLDAQQKAHQRREDQELADARALAARLESAKLSVRAKAGENGKLFGAVTNADVAAAIAASLSIAIDKHKIELERQIKTLGAYSVEIKLHKNVVAKAAVEVVPA, from the coding sequence GTGAAGCTCGTGCTGTACAGCGACGTCAAGGCGCTGGGAAAGCGAGGCGACGTCGTGGACGTCGCGGACGGCTACGCGCGTAATTTCCTTTTGCCGCGCAAGCTCGCCGGTGAGGCCGACAAAGGCGCACTCGCGCAGCTCGATGCGCAGCAGAAAGCGCATCAACGACGCGAAGATCAAGAACTCGCCGACGCGCGGGCGCTCGCCGCGCGTTTGGAATCCGCCAAGCTCAGCGTGCGGGCAAAAGCAGGCGAGAACGGAAAGCTTTTCGGCGCCGTCACCAACGCCGACGTTGCCGCCGCGATTGCCGCCTCGCTCTCGATTGCCATCGACAAGCACAAGATCGAGCTCGAACGGCAAATCAAGACGTTGGGCGCCTATTCGGTCGAGATTAAGCTGCATAAGAACGTCGTCGCGAAGGCCGCCGTCGAGGTCGTGCCGGCGTAA